Below is a window of Lepidochelys kempii isolate rLepKem1 chromosome 14, rLepKem1.hap2, whole genome shotgun sequence DNA.
GGCTGGGTCTCCAGTGTCTGATTCTCTGGGAGCCTGTTCCTTGCACAGATTAGTGCAGTCAGGGTTTGTTCCCTGATGTGAGTCTAAACCCATCTTCATCCCCAGATGCATCTCTAAAGCAAagagcctggggaggggaggcagccagCTGCAGTAGCAGGACGTCCCTGAGTTAGTAGACCCAGCATCCCACACAATCATATTGAACTATATCTTTATTTGGTGTCAATATTTGTCTGTGCCAGCCATCAGGTaacactccccctccctgctctgtcttTATGGTGAATCTGGTGCTACTGTACTCTGCTCTGGCTTGCTTGTCAGCTGCACTTTCTGTGAATTTGACCCCCAGAAACTGAGTCACTAAAGAAGAGGGGGTCAGTTGCCCATCTCTTGTTTCAAATGGTTGATTTCCTCCCTCAGTACAGCGGTCAGGGGTGTAAGGAGCTTGCAGCCTGGATCGGAGGGATCCTCTCCCCTTATTCACTCAGATACAGAGTCAGGCTGGGGGTAGGGGACACAGTCTCTGACCCTGTGTTACTTACCTGTCTGTCAGTGGAAAAATCCAAACCACCTCTGGCTGCTCCAGTCCCACCTGCGGTGCCCTGCTGCCCGGACAGCTGGATCGGGTACCAAGGGAAATGCTATTATTTCTCCGAGACTGAAGAGAACTGGAACAATAGCCAGAGCCATTGCTCTGCACTCAACGCCTCCCTGACTGGGATTGATGGTGACCAGGAAAAGGTGAGAGAGTGGCAGATGCTTTATCCCAACAGACTGGGCTTGGCAGGGCTGGAATTGGGCTCAGCCCCAGGAGTTTCAGAAACTGCCCTGTTGCCTCTCCTGCTGGAAAACCTGAGTGTTTCTGGTGGCCAAATCCAAGCCCTGTCTAGAACTGGGCTCACAGTCAGGGatcactcactccagcccccctcttttcccagagccccaggcaggaggGATCCCCCTCTGTAGGGCTGGGCCAGCCCAGTCCGCTCCGCTCCTGGCCTGTGGGGAACCTGCCTCTGCAGCTCGCCACAGCCACTGACTCCATGGGGTGGGGGCTCCGTGTGTCTGCTGGGGGAAGCACTTGGGCTCTATAGGGAGTGAGCTCTGCCCTTCCTCAGAGCAGCTGCCACCTGGTTTGGCTGAGGGGGACGGAGGGTGGCACTACGTGCGAAGCTGCTGGGAAGACACCTTGCAAGGAAGGCAGAGGTTCCAGCTTCTAAACTGTAGAATGGCAGAGGTAGCTCTGTCCATGTAAACATGGATCTGGGGATGGAGATAGATGGGGGCTGCTCAGAGGCAGTCTTTACCTCCAGCTCCTGCACATGTTCCCAGCTGAGCAGGTCCCAGTCTAATGGGACGTCCAACAAACTGGGATTTTCAGCCAGCGATTGGTTCCCTGGCTGAGGCTGCTGTTAGAGGAGTAGAgctgccagctgctccccagatggtcctcctccacccccttccaATCCTAgagtggggccgggggaggggagttCTCTTTTTTGACGCACAGCTGGCTCTTTAGACTGCAGCTTGTTCTTGTGTCGTCAGACCTGGGGCTCTCAGCAGGCAAACTACAGGTGGCCCATCCAAACCTGAATGTGTGAGCAGGGGCCACACAGAGCCACAGGGGCAGGCGAGTGCCAGAGCCAGGGGTCTAAATATAATCTGGTTTGTCTTATTTTAAGCATTTCCTGCTGGGCTTTAAGGGTTTCTTTGGCCGTTGGATTGGCCTCCAGAGGGAGCCAGGCCAGCCCTGGAGATGGCCCAATGGCACCGAATTCGACCAGCGGTGAGTCCTTCCCTCTAGTGATATTCTCAGTGTTAGATCACAGGTGTCTGCCGTGCTGCCAAAAGAGGAATATATTTAACCAAGGTTGTTTTGGGGGTGTGGGAATGTGTCTGGGTTCTTACAGGTATTTGGTTTTCCTGGACTAAAACCAGTATTCCAGCAGCGTTTGAGGCCCAGTGCAGTGttgtcattatttgtattactttagCGCTTAGGTGTAGCCTAGTGCCCCACTGTGCTCGGCagtgtacaaacacagcacaacTTTCTGAGAGGTGCCACGCTGTGCGTGTCAGAGTGACCTGTGGAATCTCTCCCCTTTGGGGCTGAACAGTGGTCGCCCCCAGGGGTTTACAATACAGTGAAGTTGTGAGCACAGGGAAGGCTGCTACCCCAGCTCTCTTTCAGCCCCACTCATCTCCTGGCCCTCCACTACCTGCTAATTTCCTACACTCTATTTTCCCTATTCTGCCAGGGAGGAGTCTGAAATGGGGCAGATGTCTGTACGTGCAGCTGctccctctgctgccctgcacaGTGTGTAACTGATGGGAAATGCCCAGCCGCTCCCTGACTCCAGCCCCTGCTGTCTGTGTTGCAGATTTCCCATAAGTGGAGGAGGCCACTGTGCATATCTGATTGAAGACAACGGGATCAGCAGCTCGAGGTGTGGCACAGGGAGATCCTGGATCTGTAGCAGATCTGATGCCCATACAATGTGGAAGGGACATGATATGGAATCACAAGTTTGAGACTCATAGGAACCAGACCTGGAAAAGCTTTATTAGGGGTCACATCTTCCACCATCCAAAGATGAAGAAAGAACCAGTCTCCTCAGGGAGAGTCTAAGGAAGGATTCCTTTGTTATGGCATTTTCCCTTTTGCCCAAGAAGAATCAATCATAAagttagggctggaagggaccttggcaagttgtccaatcccctgcactaaGGTAGGACTTTGTATTAGCTAGGccattcctggcaggtgtttgtctaacttgtttttaaaagaatctattaatgatggagattccacaatctccctaagcaatttgttccagtgcttaactaccctggcaAGTTGGAtgttaaacctcccttgctgcaatttaagcccattgcttctggtACTATCATCAGAAgtgaagaacaatttttcaccctcctccttgtaaaaacatTCTATGTACTTGagaactgttatgtcccccctcagtcttttctccagactaaacaaacccaattttttcaagttttctagacccttaatcacttttgttgcttttctctggactttctccaatttgtccacatctttcctgaaatgtggcacccagaactggacacacaactccagttgaggccgtatcggcgcagagtagagcggaagaatgaGTTCTTCTTTGAAGTCCATTCCACATTAgctgtgtgtgcttgccacatgcaccagtgctggaagctTTTTCAGAGCAATATTTGTAGGGGAGTGGATCTGctgccctctggagtggcacccGTATGGCATGGTATAAGGGTCactgccagctccccccacccccagttccttcttgctgtctGTGACAGTGCATGGAACATTCACTGCTCTTACTAGCATTGCTTAGACTTCTTGACTTCTTGTAAAGTTAGTGTACATAGTTAGTAGTTGAGTGAGTGACTTCTTGTAAAGTTAGTGTACATAGTTAGTAGTTGAGTGAGTTTTCGTTAGTCCCATCGGGGACTTAGCCAGGGGATGGGGCATGCCCTGGttcccaggctttaagccctgcaaTTGCTGCAAACAGCCCATGCCCATGAGCAATCTGCATAGTAGCTGTTTCGGGTGCCTCAGTGAAGGGCACGTAAGTGTCAAATCTGCAAGTCCTTTAAACCTAGGACTTTGTGAGATCAGACTCCAAGCACTCCTGATGGAGTTGGTGCTCACTCCAGCCCCAGTGCTCCGGCGGCAGTAGCaacggctgggagccccggggctccggcagcgatttaaagggccaggggctccacccactgccaggagccctgggccccagggaagctgccccctgccagtGCACTCAGCTGTGTACCAGCTCTTACCAGTTCACTTACCGGCTTACTTTCGCCTCTGGCAACAGAGAAGCAGAATGAGAGGGAATATCCCTCATTACGTAGTGTCAGGTTCATTCCACTTTCATGTGAATTTTACAGTGAAATTTTTACAGCCAAATGTTTCATGAATCAGGTTCCTACCTCCATTCATATAACACTTTTCATGTGTGTGGCACTGATAAAATGTCCAGTAACTTGTTCAGAAATGTATTGGAATCCAAAATCTCAAAGGAAGAGAATTAATTGAGTCAGTGAATATATGGCATTGAGCTAGTCATCCTAAACACCTAGTACTGTCACAGCGGCCACCAGCGTAATGTTCCTAGCTTCTCCAAGCCATAGAGCACCCCGATGCCAACCTGGGCCCTGaggaagccccagccccagagctcgattgcaaaaaaaagtttgagaaacactgctctaaggctttagagcattttttttaacgtaactgcactcaaaaataaaactacattTTTAAGTTTCACTTTTAAgattaagagattgcactacagtacttgtatgaggtgaattgaaatagtTACTTGTTTACAgttcaaatacttgtaataaaaaaataaagtcaacACTGTatacttggtattctgtgttgtaattgaaatcaatatatttgaaaatgtagaagaaacgtaaatattttggttaaatggtattttattgcttaactgtgcaattaaaactgcaattgaGCGTGATTGATTTTTCTGTCATGTGGTtaatagcaatttttaaaattgcttaaaTAGCCCTTATAGACATATATAATAAAAAATGTCCTTTGCAGAATTGGGCAACTAAGAGCCCTGTCCaaagtcacccaggaagtctggcTGAGCCAGGACTAGATCCTAGTTCTCCTGAGTCTCATCCATGGTCCATTTCTTCCCTTCTTTACATGTATTCCAACAAACTTACAGGTGTCCTGTTTTATTATGGCATTGTGATGAGGTGTATGAACCCTGCAGTAGACAATAAAGGGTTAAAGAACGGATCTGGGTACAggtggccccagccctgctgcgccTGTGAAGTCTACCAGAAGTGGAGAAGAAGCCCAGCTCCCAGGGACCTAGCCCTGGGAGTTGTACAGATCTCTGGTGCTCAGGTCCCAGAGACAAATGCAGCAGAGAGCCAGGTCCCTTCGGTTACCGATGAATGTGGAGTGGTAGGTCAGATGGCTTTTGGAGGGTCCTTGTGAGACAGGTCATCTGATGTTGCTCTTTAGTTCTGTTAGTTtcgctttttttttcccccccttttgtTATGTTGGGAACTGGGTTTGACCCCAGGGCAAACCCCTGCTGACAATGCAAGCCTGCTCAAGAGAGGGTAGGCCAACATAGGCAGCAGCCCAGAGAAGAAGCAAGAGATTTGACCAGAGAGACTCTTGCTGCTTCCTacaggccctgagctggaacacTGGGCAGAGAAAGgtttgagtagcagccgtgttagtctgtattcgcaaaaagaaaaggagtatttgtggtaccttagagactaacaaatttatttgagcataagctatcatgagctacaactcactttgtcggatgctctaataaatttgttagtctctaaggtgctttTTGGGCAGAGAAAGGGACTGCCCCTGGATGCGGGCGCTGGTCTGGCTTGTTGACCTGACATGAGGTCATGAGACTCTTGAGTTAAACTGGGGCTTATCCTGAAAGGGGTGAGACTAAACGTGACCTGACCAGAGGGCTGTCTGAAGACAAAGAGGATCACTGatggatagggttgccaactttctaattgcagaaaacggAATAcctttgccctgccccttctctgaggccctgcccccattcactcCACCACCCACCTCTTTctgtggctcactctcccccaccctggttCATTTTtattgggctggggcaggggggtgagggctctggttggggctggggatccagggtttggggtgcaggagggggctctgggctgggaatgGGCCAAAAAGCTGGATGCTGTAATGAACGGACACGAGGAAGGACTAAAATGTGCCATTGTTGGCATTGTGTTCCATAGGCTTGACATGTGTCTGCATGCCCTCCAAGCTGTGTTTGCTGTGTCAGGGGTAGCTGTATTGGATGGGGGAGATCTGAGGAGAGATGCAGGTGTATCCTGAGGATCAAGTTTGCCTCATTTCAGCACTGAGTAGCAGGGCATAGAGGTTTCATTGCCCAGGGGCTCGTCAGCTCTCTGGTGGCAGACATGGCAGTGGTGTCCTGGGCTTAGTGAGGGGTAAGTGAAGGCAATGTCTCAGAAGGAACCTTCAGGGCAAGGGTGAAGTGATGGTAACACCTAGCCAGTTTGGGATGGTTTGTGTGGCATAGGTGCAGTGTTGGAGTGTAGGCTGGGGTAGGTAGTGCCTGTTCCACGCACCTGACCTAAATCCAAGTTTTGCCATAGCAAAGAGAAGGTGTTAGACTTCAAtggattccaaggtcagaaggaaccactgtggtCAGTCTGATCTCCTCCATATCacagacttccctgaattaatccctgtttgaactagaatggatcttttagaaaagcatccaatcttggtttaaagtggagaatccaccattgcCTTTGGTAGGTTGTTCCAATTGTTATTTACCCTCATTGTTGCACCTTATttcaagactgaatttgtctagtgtCAACTTGTAGCCcttagacctttgtctgctagattgaagaggcctctatcaaatttctgttcctcatATAGATACTTACAGattgtgatcaaatcaccccttaactttctctttgataagctaaagagattgagctccttgagtctgtcactataaagcaggttttccaatcctttaatcagtctcacagctcttctctgacccctctctaatttatcaacatcctttgtGAATTGTGagcactggacacaggattccagcagtggtcacaccagtgtcaaatccagaggtaaaataaccacctGGCTCCACCTCAAGATTCCACTCTTTATGCGTCTATGGATCACATTAGCCATTTTGGCCACTGTcgcactaggagctcatgttcaactgattatctaTCATGACTCCTAAAATACTTTGTCCTACAGTGCT
It encodes the following:
- the LOC140897791 gene encoding C-type lectin domain family 2 member E-like isoform X2, producing MPGGALCQEGTTREGQTGAGPSITEGLVTFSRTGPGSNKFRKRVSRGVPAAIVAAVTVFMLVIILTLVVLLAVEKSKPPLAAPVPPAVPCCPDSWIGYQGKCYYFSETEENWNNSQSHCSALNASLTGIDGDQEKHFLLGFKGFFGRWIGLQREPGQPWRWPNGTEFDQREESEMGQMSVRAAAPSAALHSV
- the LOC140897791 gene encoding C-type lectin domain family 2 member D-like isoform X1; this translates as MPGGALCQEGTTREGQTGAGPSITEGLVTFSRTGPGSNKFRKRVSRGVPAAIVAAVTVFMLVIILTLVVLLAVEKSKPPLAAPVPPAVPCCPDSWIGYQGKCYYFSETEENWNNSQSHCSALNASLTGIDGDQEKHFLLGFKGFFGRWIGLQREPGQPWRWPNGTEFDQRFPISGGGHCAYLIEDNGISSSRCGTGRSWICSRSDAHTMWKGHDMESQV